The sequence TTTCTGATGGGAACAGACAATCCAGGTATCCCCCAGGATGGTGAGGGACCACAGAGAGCGGTGCATGTGGACTCCTTCTACATGGACGTGCTGGAAGTAACTAACCAGCAGTTTCAGAGCTTCATCGAAGCTACAGGTTATGTCACTGAGGTATCTAGTAAttctctttttaaatatttgaatgaAGTATTTTTACATCTGGTTGTAATCCCACGATCTTCTCTGGGAATAACCTTGTTTTTCCTCCTGATTTTTAGGCAGAGAAATTTGGAAATTCATTTGTGTTTGAGGGAATTTTGAGCGAAGCTGTCAAAAGTCAAATTACACAAGCAGTGAGTATATTTATCCAGACATGAATATGATCACTTTGGGGTTacctcatgtttcagcagaaagTATTGTTTGAGCCCTGTAGAAACACCTTCATAGAGTCAACGAAATGAGGACTCAAGTCAATTGACTTCCAACCATAAAACTGGTCAGCAGTACTTCTTTATTCAGAGCCGTTACATGAAACATGACCAGCATTTTTTCCTAGTCTTTTTTCTCATTCTTATATCATGAACACTGAGCTTCTCTGAGGTGGGTGAGGCCCATAGAGTCTcaaatgttgttctgggttctctTCTGACCTGGATGAGTCATCGATGCCCTCTTGGATTTATTTTGGTAGGCCTGCCACTCCTGAGGTTCACCgctgtttcatattttctgtaTTCATAAATAACGGCTCACACTGTGGTTCATTGGAGTCTGAAACCCTTAGAAGTGGCTTTGCAGCTCATTACAGACTTATAGATGTCAGTGATGTTTTttcctcatctgttcttgaatttcattAGATCAGGGCCATATCCTTCTTTTTGAGATCCTTtagtctacttcatgttgtccgAAAGGATCTGTTTAAATGATTTCTTGATACTGCTGTTACTCAGGTAATTTTTTTCTGATATTATAATTAGTTTGATGGTCAGAAACATTAAAGTCtgacaataaagcaaaaacaggacAAATCTATATGTAGTATCTCCATAACAACCTCTTCCTTGGGATCCCAGAGAATGAGCTTGGAGACTGTCTTTGTTTCCCTTCTAAATCTGTTACCTCCATGACCTGTAGTTAGATAAGCagaagatgatggattgatcatCTTCAGGAGTTTATAACTGGAAAGGCCCAACCCCCCAAAAGCAGGTTGGGGAAGAAATAGAATATTAAAACTTCAGAGTCAAGAACTGTAAAAAATCCCAAACCTGTATCCGTCCTTTCATCAGGACAGTGTGAAATGTGGCTGCAACAAGGACAGGGCTGTATTAGAAATATTATTCTCCCAGTCAAAACTTATCCATAGTTAAATTTTCTGCTGTTCCACATCCAGGTTATACAGAGTTTTTATGACTTTAAGCTGGCAGGAAGACATACTATATGTTCCCGATTTTAAAGAGGCTTTAGAAGGTTCAGATGTTGGTTGTAGGGTCCAACAGGCCTCCCAAAGACGAAAGCCAGACAGCAGAGTATTTACCGCTTCATCTCAGCTGTCATGCCTGATCATGGGGCTGAAACTTTGCTGTGGACACAACAGCTCAGGAGAACAGCAGAGCCATTTGTACTCTGTAAAGACAACTGGAGACAAACCTTGTAAGGAGTTTGTGAGCAGAAAGTTGACTAGAGGATGAAttaaagaagttattgttttaCCACTTTGTTATCAGGTGGCTGCTGCCCCCTGGTGGCTCCCGGTGAAAGGGGCCAGCTGGAAGCACCCAGAGGGTCAAGACTCGAACATTACAGACAGGTAGCCAAAAATTGCTAAATGTACCTGGTAAAATCCTTTAATATGCTTTAGAGTACACCCTATCCCAAAACAAATTaggttcatgttttattttatttaaaggggtctgagtaacaataaatgttttttgcaggCTGGATCATCCAGTGGTACACGTCTCCTGGGCCGACGCTGTCGCCTTTTGCTCTTGGGCCAACAAGAGACTCCCTACTGAGGCTGAGTGGGAGTATGCCTGCAGGGGGGGCTTGAGAGACAGGTGGGATGTGATTTAATGAAGAAATTGCAACGCATGCATCAATGAGCTTAACTTACAGGTGCATTTTCTCTTCTCACAGACTTTACCCATGGGGGAATAAGCTGAACCCAAAAGGACAACACTACGCCAACCTCTGGCAGGGGGATTTCCCCGTGCACAACTCTGGAGAGGATGGATACGTCAAAACGTCTCCTGTAAGTCGGACAAGAAGGAAGGGGAAGTTTCGTGGTTGTGGCTGTCACAGAGATGTCATTTTTCAGGGTAGCCAGGAGAAAACACAGTCTCGGTAATATACTCCACTTAATCATTTGCTTCAACACCTCCGGTTTTTCAAGGCAGGCTTTCTACTGAATGCTGAATTTCCCTCTCTGAAGACTAGAACAGTTTGACAGGAAGAAAATGTCCGGATGAGAAAAGACTGACAGGAAAACCAGGACTGAGGTATATTTCTTAAAGGTGAAAAATTGGTTTAAGTCTTTTCCAGTCTGGAAAAGTGtggggaaaaataaaataaatcctgaAAAATTAAGACTTTTCCCTAaaacatccatccgtccatccatcgtTTTCTTACAGTCTCTGTTTTTTCCGGTCCAAATGTAAATCCTGAACAATGTATAAGTATCTGCCATGAATTCATAGTGAAAAGATTTGATTCAAAAGGCAGTGGCGCAgtgtgaataaaaatattacctttggaCATGCATAATGTGTAGGAGCTCTGTAAATTGTATACAGATCCAGTCTCCATCTGTCCAACGTAATCATTTTAACTTAAATCTAGTCATGTAAGGCGCATCGAATATTGTTGCTGGTCCTTTATAGTAAGCATCATAAAGTCTTTAACTTTGCTCCCAGGTAATGAGGTTTTCATGAATACTACAGTAAATGTACAAATCCAAAGAAGTGGAGAAGGTTCAAACTTACACTTTGTAAATATTAGTGTAACCCAGTCAACTTCTTTTATTTCCATCCAGATACCAGACACATGCGTATAAGTGATTATATAGTCACTTTTAATCATGATAAATTATATTTCACAgtataaaaacatcaacaaaatcTGTGTGAGTTTGACAAGCAGCTGCTATCTTGATTGTTTATAcagattacttctttatttATCAGGTCCTTCTTTAAAACTGTGTCATATCTATGTCTATCTatgtaaaatctaaaaaacaaatagcaaagaaaatcattttaacCAGTGGACTCTTGGTCTGGATGAATACCTGAAACGACTCTTAATGGGTTTGTTATGCACTAGAATACAGAAATTGCATAAAATTAGACCATATGTATCTTAAAAGTGCTTTGAATGTACAAACTCTTGCAGTGAGAAACATCTGGCTGACACACCCTGCTCTGGATATTTTAAGAAGGAACCTGCAAGTTGTATGGTTGCTACTTGCAGGTTCTGCACgtgagactttttttttattaagatgGCCACAATAATTCAAAATAGACTGGTGTGcaatatgttttaaacttagcTGCTTGTATTGAAAAGAGCAGAGGTTTTAAATGCATGCTTTTATGCATGACACGTTTAGTAGCATATTTGAGTCTTTTCTGATTATTTGGTCATCAAGAGCAACAAAATCATTGAAATAATCAAATTCCTTAAataggttgtttttatttacatataattgttcttaaaaaatattctaaattcacattttaatttattagtcTTGACATTTAGGCATGAGGATACAGGAAACTGGGACACAAGCAGAAAACCAACATGAACAAAGTTAACATGCTTTTCATACTACTTTCTCTAGTTATAGAAAGTACCTCGAAGTAGCAAGTTTTTGTTTCCTGatgaataaaactttaaaaacttgcTTCAGGTAGATCAACTACGGCATTTTTTCCAAACCTGCGCATCCATATTTTGCAGGTTAAGTCTTTTCCTGCCAACGCTTTCGGTCTGCATGACACGGTGGGGAATGTTTGGGAGTGGACCTCAGACTGGTGGACTGTGCACCACACAACAGACGAGCAACACAATCCAGTAAAAGAAAACTCGTGGATTTTCTCTATTTAACTGTCATGAGTTTAGTTTTGGGTCACTACCACCTTCTATTCTCTTCCAGACCGGTCCTCCTTCAGGCCAAGACAAGGTGAAGAAGGGAGGGTCGTACATGTGCCACAAGGTAAAGAAGGCAAACCCTATAATTATTTACTGCTCCCTTACCTACTTTCTTAATTAGGAAGTTATAAATGTGTTCCTGGTGGCATATAGTGCAGGATGGTTGTATTCCACcgttacagatttattttgtttttttctttattgtcattctTAAATGTTCCAGATCATTAAACAGATTTTATCATCAGACAAAGATGCTGCCTGACCTCTAGAATTATGACACGCATCTCTTCCTGCTTGTGAAAACTCAGCTTCGTAGCTGTGTATCCCGCTCTCCTGCTTATACACACAACCTTTTCATATTGAGTTTAATGCATAATAATATAAATTggctaaataattaattaaaatactaGGAACCCCTTTTTCAAGAAAACTATACAGAGAAAGTTTAAACACTGGTCTTAAATCTTAATCTTGATGCCCCTGATCAACCTAGAAACATGTACATGGTATTTAAATACACATgaacttaaataaatacatactgAATAATGTATTATGAAAGTTATGAAATGCATATGTAGATAGCTGTCCAGTGTTAACTCTGCTAGTGTGAATTTCCACAGCACTGGTTGCCATGGGAATGTAGCTTACTGCATAATAAAAGTCCACGGCATATGAGCAAAGGAAAACTGTTCTCTACAAAAAAtgttctgctgaagaaaaagaggCAGCAAgcctaatttaaaaatattcccACTGCAGTGTGAGGATTATAGTTTGACTTAATCTTCTGTCCCGTCTCGCTCTCTCTCCTTCAGTCTTATTGCTACAGATACCGATGTGCGGCTCGGAGCCAGAATACTCCAGACAGCTCAGCCTCCAACCTGGGATTTCGCTGTGTTTCTCAGAAGAAACAATAACCCGACCTGCTTGTGTTTAAAGAAGATTCCCTCTAAACTGTAAACCAAGTGTGAAGGCAGGATAAATGCATGAAGGATTTGAACTAGATGGCACAGTTTTATGCGGCCAGTTCGTTATGGTTTTAGGGTCAGAAAGGAAAATATAGGAAATATCCAGTTACTGCAGATAACCTGTTTTACACCTTGAATGTATTTTCactttttctaataaaatgtatgAGATTTATAGTCTTTATTCTAATaatcatttttcttaaatatagCAGTGTTCATTTTAGATTTAGCATCATTTACAACTCAGTCTATTATTGTGGAATGCTGCTATATGGTTGCTGTAAAATTActataagaaaatgtttttaaaacattagtaTATGTTTAACGTTTACAACAAACAATACAGTTCTCATCAGAAAAAAGACATCTTGATTTTGGGTTTTGTGGGACATTCCCCATTTTATGTAGTTACACATAGAAACCGTTAGGGGGCAGTAGCTGCTCATATGTATCTGCTGTTCCAATTTTCAATCCACTCAGCTTCTTCCAGACTGGTCAGCTGATTTTCAGAGCATTTTTAACACATACAGGTGCatctttataaatgaaaatatcattTCAGAAATTCCCTTTAAGTAACGTTTATTTACAGATTGCTGCACACTGTGATATGTGTGTATAGtcattaattttgatgattactgccatttttcttttctttccactaGCTGTAgctagtggaaagaaaaaaaaaatgttgcctagaaatttagaatattacataagaccagtTAAAATGTGTCTTTTGTTTCAAGTAAGACACAGAATACAAGTTagttgaggtccagtgtgaaattTCCAAAGTTTGTGAAAGGCAACAGTGCGGCCCCACTTAAGAGGTTTTTCTGTACTCTAATTTCTTGTTTCCATGCTTATTCAGGTATGGAAAACACCTTTAAAGATTGCACTGGAACCCTGACTCAAAATGTACATAATTTGAGTTCTGACTGTTAAAATTGATCAGTGTTGCAAGCAAAACATAAGATTTAACCCTAACTCATAACTCAGAAGTTCCTCTTTTACAGTAATGAAAAATCCACATAAAACCAAAAGGTCATATAACACTTGGGCAAACTGAGTGTTGAAACCTGAAAAATAGAGTGACTCTTGgaacacaaaacaaatttatgcaaaagaacaaaatctttatttatCATTACTTAAGTATACATATTACATGTGTAGATGATAAACTACGCAATTAGTAAACAAAAACTCTAGCAAAAACATAAGTAAATTGAGAATGTCAAAAAATGTTCTAGTGCACCTTGTTGAGAAAAtttcaaaagaaacatttttatatttctagaATTTTTAGAGTTACACTTTTAGCAAACTAAAGTCCTACATCCTCACAGCATAAATCAAAAAGTTCAAATGTATAGTTGATACAACATTACTGCACAACCGCTAACATCCATTAGACAGTTTACCGAGCCTAAACCCTGCAGTCCGCCTTTAACTGAAGTTCTCACAAACCTCTGTATCTATCAGTGCAGAACAGATTAACTGTTtatacaaaacaagaaaaaaacaacttatttcTACAAACGGTCCAAAAAGGCTCCAcccattactgctgcatgattaACCCAGAAAGAACAGGAGTCTAAATTGCACCACAGAAACAGCGCAGACCAATCAGGACCACCGGGAGGCTAAATACAGCTGCCGTCTTGGAGAGTAAAGAACAAACAGTGATATAGATTAAACAAAGGCGATACGCTATACTAATATAAATCCTGCACTTGATCACTCTGCCTCTTAATAGCAAagctaaaaatacaaaaaacacttGCAACGTTATTTTACTTTTGCACCAAAATGGCAAAAGAGTGTCCTATTGTGCTGCTAGAGAGGCGCTAGGCCTCATTAAGTAATACCCTCACCACATATAATAACTGCGTGAGGTGTCGACAGGGGAAGGTTTCCCCTCTGTGCTGCTGTCTTTGTCCTTCTCTCCATCAGCCTCCCACAGGTTAATGAGGGGAGGGTAAAGCTCATTAAGCGGGATGGACGAGGTCTTCAGCATGTACTTTTTCAGGGAGTGGTGGTAGTTTTTTCTCTTCCACCTGCGGGCCATGTAGATGCCCACAGTGGCCAGGCTGAGGAAGGCAAAGGCGGTCGACATGACAGCCAGCACGGCCATGCTCGGGTGCTGGTCGGACAGGTCCAGAGCGAAGGTGGCACCACGTGTGGTGACGTTGACGCAGGACTTGTGCGTCTGCAAGTGGATGTTGGAGACGGTGAGACACACCTCGTACTCGGTGGCGGGCTGGAGGTGCGTGAGGTTGTACTCGTGGACGTCGACGGGGACGCGAGCCGTGTAGGTGATGTGCGGGTTGTCGATCTTCATGGTGGCCGAGGCCCACTTCAGGTCGGAGGACATGACGTTGGAGTTGACCTTCCAGGACACCAGGATGGAGTGGGACTCCGTCTGCTTGACGTAGATCTTCATCACCTGACCGCTGTCGAGCAGGGTCCCGTTTACACGGATTGTGGAAACCCATGTGTCGGCGCCTTCTGGGTTCTGTGCCACGCAGGTGTACCGCCCAGAGTCTTCCACCTGCACATGAGACAATCGTAGAGTCCCCTCGCTGCTTAGGTGGTACCGCTCTGACACAGTATCTGTTGTGATTTTGGCACCAAGAGGGGTCACCCAGTAGATTTCAGGTTCCGGTTCAGCCATTGCCCGACAGTCCAGGCTGACGCTCATTCCTAGCTCAAGGTTCAAGTGGCTGGGGAAGGTGTCATGGGAAATGAGCGGAAGGCACTGCTCTGTGGACTCCAGTAGCCTTAACTCTCTGACTCGTTGGCCTCTGAGTTCTGGTGGGGCGGTGCAGAGCATGGCCAGTGGCTCCATGAACCGCACTGTggacctgtttgaactcatccACTGAATCACACAGTCGCAGCGCAATGGATTGCTGTGAATACTGATCTCTCGCAGGTTCGGCAGCACCTTCACGGTGTGCTGGTAAAGGGCGGTCAGAGCATTATTGTTGAGCATCAGGCTTTCCAGAGAGGACATGTCCCTAAATGCCAATCTGTGGATGTAAGAAAGTTTTGGGTTGTTGGTGGCCTCCAGTTTTGTTAGTTCTGGTAGGTTGTCCAGAGCATAGCGATCAATGGACACTAACTCcatcatgttgttgatgcccaACTCCTTAAGGCTTAGCATGTTTCTGAAGTCTCCTTCCTGAATTTTTTTAACTGGGTTTTTGTTTAAATCCAGGAATTTCAAGTTGGGAACTTTTTGTAAGGCTAACTGGGGGATTCGAACCAGTTTGTTGTCATAGAATGAAATGCTCTCCAGATTGTCTaaacccacaaatgcatttgGTGGAACATCAGTGAGATCCATGCCAGCCAGAACCAGACTTCTCAACCTTCCCAGAGGTGTAAAGTTCATATCCAGAAGGCCAATGACTGGGTTTTCTCCAATCATGAGGATCTCAAGGTTAGGAGTTTCCTCAAACCAGCGGCTGTCTATCACTTGGAGTCTGTTTGAGTTGAGGTGGAGCCGCAATAGACTGCTTAGACCTGAAAATGCATGAGGGGAGATGGAGCTTATCTGGTTGTGGTTAATGTAGAGTTCCTGGAGGCTGGTGAGATTTCCCAGGCAGTGGTCTGGCAACTCTTTGATCTGGTTCTCCTCCAGATGCAGAGTAGTCAGatgattcatgtttctgaggcCAACAGCTTCCACATTGGTAAAGTTGTTCTGGGACAGATCAAGCTCCGTCAGGTTCAACAGAACCTGCAGCTCTCCGCTGGTACAAGAGATAGCATTACTTTGCAGCAGCAACACTTGAGTATCTGCTGACAGGTTAGTGGGGATATGCGTCAGTTTTAAGTCGTTGCAGTCGACTGTTGTTGCCTCCTTGTATGTTGACTGGGGGGTAAACCAGGGGCGGatctcacaaacacacaaacgtGGACATTCTTTGCTGCACACAGGCAAAAGAAAAGCCAAAAGAAATCCTACGCACAGCAAGACCGGAGGAGGCCAAAGCTGAGAGCCGATTGCCATGTTTGCTACGCTCTATCAAAGGGCTTAGTAAAAAGGCAGTGTTTGCAAGAAGGGTAAGAAGGAATGCCTCACAAACATCGGTGTACTTTGCTGCTAAAGGAGCTGATTCCTAAGCCAGGTGGATGTATTTGACAAAGCCAAATCACTCCCAACCTAAAAAGAGAGGAAAGCAGAAataattaacagcaataaaactgAGAATATATAATGCAAAAATCTAATAAAGCATGAGGTGGATCTTCATGTTTCATCACA comes from Girardinichthys multiradiatus isolate DD_20200921_A chromosome 20, DD_fGirMul_XY1, whole genome shotgun sequence and encodes:
- the sumf1 gene encoding formylglycine-generating enzyme isoform X1, coding for MVRCFPLLLVAVFIKVQVCLQSSCGGEQEPASQEGAAGCGCDKLRRAAAGSEDPEERASSEAAVKYTAAAYEETSEVVFIPGGEFLMGTDNPGIPQDGEGPQRAVHVDSFYMDVLEVTNQQFQSFIEATGYVTEAEKFGNSFVFEGILSEAVKSQITQAVAAAPWWLPVKGASWKHPEGQDSNITDRLDHPVVHVSWADAVAFCSWANKRLPTEAEWEYACRGGLRDRLYPWGNKLNPKGQHYANLWQGDFPVHNSGEDGYVKTSPVKSFPANAFGLHDTVGNVWEWTSDWWTVHHTTDEQHNPTGPPSGQDKVKKGGSYMCHKSYCYRYRCAARSQNTPDSSASNLGFRCVSQKKQ
- the sumf1 gene encoding formylglycine-generating enzyme isoform X2, with the protein product MAVFIKVQVCLQSSCGGEQEPASQEGAAGCGCDKLRRAAAGSEDPEERASSEAAVKYTAAAYEETSEVVFIPGGEFLMGTDNPGIPQDGEGPQRAVHVDSFYMDVLEVTNQQFQSFIEATGYVTEAEKFGNSFVFEGILSEAVKSQITQAVAAAPWWLPVKGASWKHPEGQDSNITDRLDHPVVHVSWADAVAFCSWANKRLPTEAEWEYACRGGLRDRLYPWGNKLNPKGQHYANLWQGDFPVHNSGEDGYVKTSPVKSFPANAFGLHDTVGNVWEWTSDWWTVHHTTDEQHNPTGPPSGQDKVKKGGSYMCHKSYCYRYRCAARSQNTPDSSASNLGFRCVSQKKQ
- the sumf1 gene encoding formylglycine-generating enzyme isoform X3; protein product: MVRCFPLLLVAVFIKVQVCLQSSCGGEQEPASQEGAAGCGCDKLRRAAAGSEDPEERASSEAAVKYTAAAYEETSEVVFIPGGEFLMGTDNPGIPQDGEGPQRAVHVDSFYMDVLEVTNQQFQSFIEATGYVTEAEKFGNSFVFEGILSEAVKSQITQAVAAAPWWLPVKGASWKHPEGQDSNITDRLDHPVVHVSWADAVAFCSWANKRLPTEAEWEYACRGGLRDRLYPWGNKLNPKGQHYANLWQGDFPVHNSGEDGYVKTSPVSRTRRKGKFRGCGCHRDVIFQGSQEKTQSRLEQFDRKKMSG
- the LOC124856147 gene encoding leucine-rich repeat neuronal protein 1-like, with protein sequence MAIGSQLWPPPVLLCVGFLLAFLLPVCSKECPRLCVCEIRPWFTPQSTYKEATTVDCNDLKLTHIPTNLSADTQVLLLQSNAISCTSGELQVLLNLTELDLSQNNFTNVEAVGLRNMNHLTTLHLEENQIKELPDHCLGNLTSLQELYINHNQISSISPHAFSGLSSLLRLHLNSNRLQVIDSRWFEETPNLEILMIGENPVIGLLDMNFTPLGRLRSLVLAGMDLTDVPPNAFVGLDNLESISFYDNKLVRIPQLALQKVPNLKFLDLNKNPVKKIQEGDFRNMLSLKELGINNMMELVSIDRYALDNLPELTKLEATNNPKLSYIHRLAFRDMSSLESLMLNNNALTALYQHTVKVLPNLREISIHSNPLRCDCVIQWMSSNRSTVRFMEPLAMLCTAPPELRGQRVRELRLLESTEQCLPLISHDTFPSHLNLELGMSVSLDCRAMAEPEPEIYWVTPLGAKITTDTVSERYHLSSEGTLRLSHVQVEDSGRYTCVAQNPEGADTWVSTIRVNGTLLDSGQVMKIYVKQTESHSILVSWKVNSNVMSSDLKWASATMKIDNPHITYTARVPVDVHEYNLTHLQPATEYEVCLTVSNIHLQTHKSCVNVTTRGATFALDLSDQHPSMAVLAVMSTAFAFLSLATVGIYMARRWKRKNYHHSLKKYMLKTSSIPLNELYPPLINLWEADGEKDKDSSTEGKPSPVDTSRSYYMW